The following DNA comes from Flavobacterium sp. N3904.
TTTTTCGGTTTGTTCTGTCTGATATTTTTCGGATCCTTTAGCAGATTTATTTTTCTTAGAAATAGCGACTTTTAGCAAATTAAACTCAGCTTGCGCATTTTTTTTGGATTCGGCTTTTTTGGCATCTGTTTTTCCTAACTTACTTATAAATTTTGCAAAAGTTGCCGGAGTACTCGCCACCATTAACTCAGCATTTTCTTCGGTCCCTTCAAAATAAAGGCTATGTGAATGCCCATCCTCCGTTTTGAATTTCTTTTTAATACTAAAAAAGCTCATCAGTTTTTTTACACCAGCTTTTCCAGCTTTAAATAATGTTTTAACCACCGTACCAGCCTTTTCAAGCACCCAATCGATGGCTTTGTTGATAGGAGCTTGAATTTTATCAAGTAAAGCTTGAACCTTTTTGCTTAAATCTCCAAGACCCAATAATCCCGCCAGAAAACCAATGGCAATTGGAACCAATTTGGCCAACGAATTTTCTACAAATGTGGCGGCTTGGGTTATTTTCCCTGCTACGATAAGTGCTGTACTGTCGACAATACTGTTTATTAAATCTAGTATTCTTCTGGCATTGTTGATAAACCAACTAACCACGTCGTAAATGAGTTTGCACGCTTTTATAAAAGCACCAACAGGATTGAATAAACTGATTACCCAAGTGATTCCTGCCTTAATTACCGTTTCGATAAGCATGTTTTGTATAGCGTCAACGACCATGACTTTGAGGTCGCCAATTTTTTCTTTGATGTAATTCCACAATCCGCCGAGTCCTTCTTTTCGAATTATTTGAAAAATTTCGAAGCCAGTTTCAAGCGCAGCGACAACCGTTGCTCCATACATTTTGGTGGCTCTGGCTTTAATATTTTCCCAAGTCAATCCAAAAACGGACATTATAAATTCAAAAATTCCGGTTAAGTCCCACTGCTTCGGGAATTTTATCGACGGAGGCATATTGCCCATCAACCATTCAAAAAATCCTTTTTTGAGGTGTTCTAAAGCATTTTTGCCAAAATTCTGAAAGCCTAAAACAATCGCATCCAGTAAATTGGACAAGAAACCAATAGGATCCAGAATTATTTTTCCAACAACGTCCGCTACTTTTGCCAATACGGTAAGTAACAGATTTTTCATTTCAATAATAGCTTTGATCACTCCAACAACAGCATCATAGGCGCGTTCCAGCCAGCTTTTGTTTTCTTCTTGTATCTTGTCAAAAGTTTCTTCCAGCTTGGCAACAGCTGCATTAAATTTGGTGGTAATACTTTGTTTTAACCCTTCATTGGCTTCATCAACTTTGGAATCGAGTTCTGAAAAACGTTCGGTAGCATGAGCAAACACATCTCCTGCAATTTTTTGGGTGTCTTTGTCTTGGGTTTTCCAATAATTTTGGGTTTTGAGTTTTCCGTCATCAATATCTTTTGTCGCTTGGCTCAATTCTTTTTCGACAAAATCACCAATTTTTCGAACCACAGGAGCCAAAGAATTGATGAAATTATCTTGCTCTTCGATGAAAACTTTCTTGATGTCATTTGGAATTCCCGCTGCCCAATTGGCCAAATCTTCCAGCCAATTGGTATCCGTTCTTTCTTTTACATTTTTTTCAAATGCTTTATTGGCAATATCTAGCGCTTCATCAAAATCTTTGTTTACTTTTTCGGTAAGGTTTTTAAGTCTGGTTTCTACCAAAAGCTTGGTGTCATCATAAATCTTATTCAAGTCGGTTGCGACTTTGGTTCGAACTTCTTCTTCTTTTTGTTTTTTAAGTTCTTTGTTTTTATCTACTTGACTTAATTGTTTGTTTCTGGTTGCACTCATTTTGGCCAGTCCGCCAGTAGTCAGTGCATTGGTACTATTTTTTGTAGCACCGGCAATTGGGTTGGCCGATTTTAAATATTGCTGATGGGTACCTTCTGCTTTTTTTTGACTTTCTTTTTTTTCTGTCAATGAATGATCAAAAGCGGCTTCGTTTCCATTTTGAAGTTGTTCTTCTGACACATTATTGTTGGCCAATTCATTGTCAATTTTTTTTGAATCAGCAGATAGATCGTTGTCTTGAGCGGTTTTAAGTGGCGGTGCAAATCCTGGATTGGAAACAACAGGATATGCTCCAATATCTTCTTTTGGCAATGGCGAAGCTACTTTTGTGACCACACTTGTTTGATCTGGAGTTGCGCTGACAGCACTGGATAAATCGCCGTTTGTATTTTGTTTTTCTTTTTCTAAAGTATCTGTTATGCCTTGTTGTG
Coding sequences within:
- a CDS encoding DNA/RNA non-specific endonuclease: MSKTGLQFKPVKKPQRKPAPFFPSTAKKKKKETALVPVAAKTIKKEAVDPVLNPKKASILDIQKAKIAKTAKSQKKHGTAEEKKSEMQKSVAISPALEKSSVAKSNQVEDMANQKTKKFDSKKFSDAILDNIKKVIPKNKEEMEKDQTSSEKMGAAQQGITDTLEKEKQNTNGDLSSAVSATPDQTSVVTKVASPLPKEDIGAYPVVSNPGFAPPLKTAQDNDLSADSKKIDNELANNNVSEEQLQNGNEAAFDHSLTEKKESQKKAEGTHQQYLKSANPIAGATKNSTNALTTGGLAKMSATRNKQLSQVDKNKELKKQKEEEVRTKVATDLNKIYDDTKLLVETRLKNLTEKVNKDFDEALDIANKAFEKNVKERTDTNWLEDLANWAAGIPNDIKKVFIEEQDNFINSLAPVVRKIGDFVEKELSQATKDIDDGKLKTQNYWKTQDKDTQKIAGDVFAHATERFSELDSKVDEANEGLKQSITTKFNAAVAKLEETFDKIQEENKSWLERAYDAVVGVIKAIIEMKNLLLTVLAKVADVVGKIILDPIGFLSNLLDAIVLGFQNFGKNALEHLKKGFFEWLMGNMPPSIKFPKQWDLTGIFEFIMSVFGLTWENIKARATKMYGATVVAALETGFEIFQIIRKEGLGGLWNYIKEKIGDLKVMVVDAIQNMLIETVIKAGITWVISLFNPVGAFIKACKLIYDVVSWFINNARRILDLINSIVDSTALIVAGKITQAATFVENSLAKLVPIAIGFLAGLLGLGDLSKKVQALLDKIQAPINKAIDWVLEKAGTVVKTLFKAGKAGVKKLMSFFSIKKKFKTEDGHSHSLYFEGTEENAELMVASTPATFAKFISKLGKTDAKKAESKKNAQAEFNLLKVAISKKNKSAKGSEKYQTEQTEKYEVVTDHVNKLSNHMIPLFNMESIGKFELTFGSLQNGFGTSMEVKNLHKTTKPPTGSVPGVTNAGYETLKKKRNGSSTYYILGHLLNHNLGGSGNDFRNLTPLTRKGNKDHNVDIEETVKKDLADDKVINYTVTPEYNGNFVKNQPPNLSAKRKKIIEMEEKTPSIIKYEFSSWKKEDPNTKVTKNAQFNNGLDYTHGDYTE